From Heliomicrobium gestii, one genomic window encodes:
- a CDS encoding class I SAM-dependent DNA methyltransferase, translating into MYELLAGVYDRLMADVNYDEWVDFTEGVFARFGLRPATVLDLACGTGAITERLLKRGYRVVGVDLSPDMLAVCADRQEEYLERGQLLLLNQDMRRLEYPRQADAIVCFLDGLNYLPSKEDLTQTLKGVAAALAPGGVLVADLHTEHKLATVLGNETFTEVREDLAYIWSNDYDADTRTVEMNLLFFVSRPDGLYERFEESHYQIWHTREEIESAVVQAGLTVEGLYGDLAGNAPTATSERFYLVARKTNS; encoded by the coding sequence ATGTATGAACTCCTGGCCGGTGTCTATGACCGGCTGATGGCTGATGTCAACTATGACGAATGGGTGGACTTCACCGAGGGCGTCTTTGCCCGGTTCGGCCTCCGACCGGCCACTGTCCTCGATCTGGCTTGCGGGACCGGCGCCATCACCGAACGGCTGCTAAAGCGGGGCTACCGCGTCGTCGGCGTCGACCTCTCGCCGGACATGCTGGCCGTCTGCGCCGATCGCCAGGAGGAATACCTGGAACGGGGTCAACTGCTCCTCCTCAACCAGGACATGCGGCGGCTCGAATACCCGCGGCAGGCCGACGCCATCGTCTGCTTCCTTGACGGCCTGAACTACCTTCCTTCCAAGGAGGATCTGACCCAGACCTTAAAAGGCGTCGCCGCCGCCCTCGCCCCGGGCGGCGTGCTGGTGGCCGATCTGCACACGGAGCACAAACTGGCGACGGTCCTCGGCAACGAAACCTTTACAGAAGTCCGGGAGGATCTGGCCTACATCTGGTCCAACGACTATGACGCAGACACCCGGACGGTGGAGATGAATCTGCTCTTCTTTGTCTCCCGACCGGACGGCCTCTATGAGCGCTTTGAGGAGAGCCACTACCAGATCTGGCACACCCGCGAGGAGATCGAAAGCGCCGTCGTCCAGGCTGGCCTTACCGTCGAAGGGCTCTATGGCGACTTGGCCGGCAACGCCCCGACCGCCACGAGTGAGCGTTTCTACCTGGTGGCCCGGAAAACAAACAGTTAA
- a CDS encoding ABC transporter ATP-binding protein, giving the protein MSQTRQTKTAPRAGFSPGGGPGGGPPMGMPVQKAKDVKGTLRRLSAYLRPHRLSLFTVLITSLLSTVFSIVSPKLLGNATTRLFDGLMAKHQGLPGAAIDFPYIIHILLVLAGLYGLSALFGYVQQYVMAGVAQKTVYALRQDVNEKLARLPLRYFDASSHGETLSRAVNDVDNISNTLSQSLTQLITNVVTILGVIVMMVVISPWMTLILLITLPLSAIVLKSIASRSQSQFINQQKTLGELNGHIEEMFSAHPVVKAYGQEAAAIAKFNAVNGSLYEAGWRAQFISGMIMPLMMFINNIGYVLVCVAGGLLVTRGSIEIGDVQAFIQYARQFAHPITQTANIVNVIQSTIASAERVFELLDEAEEIPDGTFGDDADSAAVEANSPATLPAQEIGAAPSDVTLPQKEMTPKGNVTFERVSFRYKADQPLIEDLTIQVKAGQRVAIVGPTGAGKTTLINLLMRFYEVDGGCITVDGVDIRRLRRSDLRRCFGMVLQDTWLFQGTIRENIAYGREGATEEAIVCAAKMANADRFIRTLPEGYATVLNEEASNISQGQKQLLTIARALLADPAILILDEATSSVDTRTEALIQKAMGKLMQGRTSFVIAHRLSTIREADLILVMDHGRVIEQGTHGELLAQDGFYAELYRSQFRDGGLPQAG; this is encoded by the coding sequence ATGAGCCAGACCAGGCAAACGAAAACAGCGCCGCGCGCCGGTTTCAGCCCCGGAGGCGGTCCGGGCGGCGGCCCTCCCATGGGGATGCCGGTGCAAAAGGCCAAGGATGTAAAAGGGACGCTGCGCCGGCTGTCCGCTTACCTGCGCCCCCACAGGCTCTCGCTGTTCACCGTCTTGATTACGTCCCTGCTCAGCACCGTCTTTTCCATCGTCAGCCCCAAACTGTTGGGAAACGCCACAACCCGGCTCTTCGATGGGTTGATGGCCAAGCACCAAGGGCTCCCTGGCGCCGCCATCGATTTCCCCTATATCATCCATATTCTGCTCGTCCTGGCCGGCCTTTACGGCTTGAGCGCCCTTTTTGGGTATGTGCAGCAGTATGTGATGGCCGGCGTAGCGCAAAAAACAGTCTACGCCCTCCGGCAGGATGTGAACGAAAAACTGGCGCGTCTGCCCCTGCGCTACTTTGACGCCAGCTCCCACGGCGAGACGCTGAGCCGCGCCGTCAATGACGTGGACAACATCAGCAACACCTTGAGCCAGAGCCTGACCCAGTTGATCACTAACGTGGTGACGATTCTCGGCGTCATCGTCATGATGGTGGTCATCAGCCCCTGGATGACGTTGATCTTGCTGATCACATTGCCCCTGAGCGCCATCGTCCTTAAAAGCATCGCCTCCCGCTCCCAATCCCAGTTCATCAACCAGCAAAAAACACTGGGAGAACTGAACGGGCATATTGAGGAGATGTTTTCGGCCCATCCCGTCGTGAAAGCCTACGGGCAGGAAGCGGCGGCGATCGCCAAGTTCAACGCCGTCAATGGGTCGCTCTATGAAGCCGGCTGGCGAGCCCAGTTCATCTCGGGCATGATCATGCCGCTGATGATGTTCATCAACAATATCGGCTATGTCCTCGTCTGTGTCGCCGGCGGCCTGCTGGTGACGAGGGGGTCGATTGAGATCGGCGATGTGCAGGCCTTTATCCAGTACGCCCGCCAGTTTGCCCACCCCATCACCCAGACGGCCAACATCGTCAATGTGATTCAATCGACCATCGCCTCGGCGGAACGGGTCTTCGAACTGCTCGATGAGGCGGAAGAAATACCAGATGGGACCTTTGGCGACGACGCCGATTCGGCCGCCGTGGAGGCAAACAGCCCTGCGACTTTGCCGGCTCAGGAGATCGGAGCCGCCCCTTCGGACGTTACCCTTCCCCAAAAGGAAATGACGCCGAAAGGCAACGTCACCTTTGAAAGGGTCTCCTTCCGCTACAAGGCGGATCAGCCGCTGATCGAAGACCTGACCATCCAGGTCAAGGCCGGGCAACGGGTTGCTATCGTCGGCCCCACCGGCGCCGGCAAGACGACACTGATCAATCTCTTGATGCGCTTTTATGAGGTCGACGGCGGCTGCATCACCGTCGACGGCGTCGATATCCGCCGCCTTCGCCGCAGCGATCTGCGGCGCTGTTTCGGCATGGTCCTGCAAGACACCTGGCTGTTTCAGGGCACCATCCGGGAAAACATCGCCTATGGCCGCGAAGGCGCCACAGAGGAGGCGATTGTCTGCGCTGCCAAAATGGCCAACGCCGACCGCTTCATCCGCACCCTGCCCGAGGGCTACGCCACGGTTCTCAATGAGGAGGCCTCCAACATCTCGCAGGGGCAAAAGCAGCTCCTGACGATCGCGAGGGCGCTCCTGGCCGATCCGGCCATTTTGATCCTCGATGAGGCCACGAGCAGCGTCGATACGCGCACAGAAGCGCTGATTCAAAAGGCCATGGGCAAACTGATGCAGGGGCGGACCAGCTTCGTCATCGCCCACCGCCTGTCCACGATCCGCGAGGCTGATCTGATCCTGGTCATGGATCATGGACGCGTCATCGAGCAGGGGACCCATGGGGAATTGCTGGCCCAGGACGGCTTCTATGCCGAACTGTATCGCAGCCAGTTTCGCGATGGCGGACTGCCCCAGGCTGGGTAA
- a CDS encoding DedA family protein, which produces MSDLIKVIEVFLTQIVTYLNSFGYAGVVIGMTIESACIPLPSEIIMPMAGFMAYQGSITLFGAAVAGTVGNVIGSLAAYFAGRALGEEFIFKYFGWFISRKEFNMAQRWFDKYGEAAIFISRILPVIRTFISLPAGIAGMDVKKFTLYTLLGSFPWCYALAYIGYVLGENWQSIRKYGHDLDIVIIAIIGLIGAWWLWHKMKDYRESRTQMNRKD; this is translated from the coding sequence TTGAGCGATCTGATCAAAGTCATCGAGGTGTTTCTGACCCAAATCGTCACCTACCTGAACTCCTTCGGCTACGCCGGCGTCGTCATCGGCATGACCATCGAGAGCGCCTGCATCCCCTTGCCCTCAGAGATCATCATGCCTATGGCCGGTTTCATGGCCTACCAGGGCTCGATCACCCTCTTCGGCGCCGCTGTCGCCGGCACGGTGGGCAATGTCATCGGCTCTTTGGCCGCCTACTTCGCGGGGCGAGCCCTTGGCGAGGAGTTTATCTTCAAGTACTTCGGCTGGTTCATCTCTCGCAAAGAATTCAACATGGCCCAGCGCTGGTTTGACAAGTACGGCGAGGCGGCCATCTTTATCAGCCGCATCCTGCCGGTCATACGGACCTTCATCTCCCTGCCGGCGGGCATCGCCGGGATGGACGTGAAGAAATTCACCCTCTACACCTTGCTGGGTTCTTTCCCCTGGTGCTATGCCCTCGCCTACATCGGCTATGTCCTCGGCGAAAACTGGCAGTCCATCCGCAAATACGGCCACGACCTGGACATCGTCATCATCGCCATCATCGGCCTCATCGGCGCCTGGTGGCTCTGGCACAAGATGAAGGACTACCGGGAGAGCCGGACCCAGATGAACCGTAAGGATTAA
- a CDS encoding peptidylprolyl isomerase — protein MKKRAAMFVCSMMLLAAPIAGEAAVTDGGTEPTGADSTSAISSVGAVSANEGATTAAAAHTVTIRVNGATVSFPDAKPFVNDDGRTMVPVRFVSEQLGAEVKWNDATQMADIQYRGRKISIPLDQPVAYIDGRKASLDTSAVRRDDRVMVPLALISAVYGVNTDWNGDTNTVTLQAIPEKTVVARNKMYPQAPPMTIDVKKEYSAVVTTNFGDITIKLHPQDAPQTVNNFIYLARQHYYEGIRFHRIMKDFMIQTGDPLGNGTGGPGYQFADELPAKIPYAPGVVAMANAGPNTNGSQFFICTGDEAKGLNSHPNYTVFGEVASGMDVVKRIAAVPVVKGQGNEVSSPLFDVIIYGVSVEEK, from the coding sequence TTGAAAAAAAGAGCTGCTATGTTTGTCTGTTCCATGATGCTCCTCGCCGCGCCCATCGCCGGTGAGGCCGCCGTGACCGATGGTGGAACCGAGCCCACCGGGGCCGACAGCACCAGCGCAATCAGTTCAGTCGGCGCGGTCAGCGCCAACGAAGGCGCCACTACTGCGGCCGCCGCCCACACGGTCACCATCCGTGTCAACGGTGCGACCGTCTCGTTCCCCGACGCCAAACCCTTTGTCAACGACGATGGGCGCACCATGGTCCCCGTGCGTTTCGTCAGTGAACAACTGGGCGCAGAGGTGAAATGGAATGACGCCACGCAGATGGCCGATATCCAATACCGGGGCCGGAAGATCTCCATCCCCCTTGACCAGCCGGTTGCCTATATCGACGGCCGGAAGGCGAGCCTGGACACATCGGCGGTCCGGCGCGACGATCGCGTCATGGTTCCGCTGGCCTTGATCAGCGCCGTGTACGGTGTTAACACCGACTGGAACGGGGACACGAACACGGTGACGCTCCAGGCCATCCCGGAAAAGACGGTCGTCGCCAGAAATAAGATGTACCCCCAGGCGCCGCCCATGACCATCGACGTCAAAAAAGAATACAGCGCTGTCGTCACCACCAACTTCGGCGATATCACCATCAAACTCCATCCTCAAGACGCGCCCCAGACTGTCAACAACTTCATCTACCTGGCTCGTCAGCACTACTATGAGGGCATCCGATTCCACCGGATCATGAAAGACTTCATGATCCAGACAGGCGATCCCCTGGGGAACGGAACAGGCGGCCCCGGCTATCAATTCGCCGACGAACTGCCGGCGAAAATCCCCTATGCCCCTGGCGTCGTCGCCATGGCCAACGCCGGTCCGAACACGAACGGCAGCCAGTTTTTCATCTGCACCGGTGACGAGGCCAAGGGACTGAACAGCCACCCCAACTACACCGTCTTCGGCGAGGTCGCCTCCGGCATGGACGTGGTCAAGCGAATCGCCGCTGTTCCCGTCGTAAAAGGGCAGGGGAACGAGGTCAGCAGCCCCCTCTTCGATGTGATCATCTATGGGGTGTCGGTGGAGGAGAAATAA
- a CDS encoding MarR family winged helix-turn-helix transcriptional regulator yields the protein MDEGSTAQTLLQAFMRFKRMEWHQRNVLGYKPSEIKLLFCIHKGRRADSPGMKLSEISQTLRVTPPTVTQLIKDLESNGLVERAFDPTDRRAVLVRLTPKGDALTAAASEAFVRAFEALVAHLGEDKSRQLALLLNEVFQYYTTKEPPAPQPPVKKEDGLC from the coding sequence ATGGATGAAGGCAGTACGGCCCAAACACTGCTGCAAGCCTTCATGCGGTTCAAGCGGATGGAGTGGCACCAGCGAAACGTCCTCGGCTACAAGCCCAGTGAGATCAAACTGCTCTTTTGCATTCATAAAGGGCGAAGAGCCGATTCACCGGGGATGAAGCTGTCGGAAATCAGCCAAACCCTCCGGGTGACGCCCCCCACGGTGACCCAGTTGATCAAGGACTTGGAGTCGAACGGCCTCGTAGAACGGGCCTTCGATCCGACCGATCGGCGCGCCGTCCTGGTCCGGTTGACGCCCAAGGGCGATGCGTTGACTGCCGCCGCCTCCGAAGCTTTTGTGCGCGCCTTTGAAGCATTGGTGGCCCATCTGGGTGAGGACAAGAGCCGGCAACTGGCCCTGTTATTAAATGAGGTCTTCCAGTATTACACGACGAAAGAACCGCCGGCCCCCCAACCTCCGGTCAAGAAAGAGGATGGCCTATGCTAA
- a CDS encoding TIGR02677 family protein, with product MSEHLLRPIPELAYLNAANTPRYRLIMRFFYEQHLRLHYWLKPEEVFEGVCRFQLLPNYSMDQCQQDLNALVQWKNLAPRHDGGRSSTIEEYLRKKYRYQMTPYSVEIERMVAGLETIRGYGGSLEPTLLDTISANLRRIIEGQGDFSADEALPLWRTTYEAFTKLTENASDYIASLQSAKAEELMATEAFLVYKNTLTEYLRNFVQNLQRSAFRIEGLLETVPPGTMERLCQKVLRDLAALPVIDDRPSEVEEADRFTREWRALVRWFIGEDGETSDIQYLEQASKDTIAKIVRCALRIQEKRLSGLSRRRELAYLGQWFASLENDVERAHRLAAAAFGLYRTRHFQGHDHKGTESADLAMWTGAPNAYALRSRSRQRRREGGTDAIADHSRQKRAARQVYLAERKAEQDLLAQFVAQGQVRISEMPEVSPFLRTHLLYWISRCMNQQGKSFRTPEGVRISLRHPDGGRALLRCLDGALDMPNYILHFEGEAQ from the coding sequence ATGTCCGAACACCTCCTCCGCCCTATTCCAGAACTCGCTTATCTTAATGCGGCCAACACGCCGCGCTACCGCCTGATCATGCGCTTTTTTTATGAACAGCACCTGCGCCTGCACTACTGGCTCAAGCCGGAAGAGGTGTTCGAAGGCGTTTGCCGTTTTCAACTGCTTCCCAACTACAGCATGGACCAGTGCCAGCAGGACTTGAACGCCCTCGTTCAGTGGAAAAACCTGGCTCCTCGCCACGACGGCGGCCGTTCCAGCACGATCGAGGAGTATCTGCGGAAGAAGTACCGCTACCAGATGACGCCGTACTCCGTAGAGATCGAACGCATGGTGGCCGGCCTGGAGACGATCCGCGGTTACGGCGGCTCCCTGGAACCAACCCTCCTTGACACCATCTCTGCCAATCTCCGGCGCATCATCGAAGGGCAGGGCGATTTTTCCGCCGACGAAGCGCTTCCCCTCTGGCGCACGACCTATGAGGCCTTCACCAAGCTGACGGAGAACGCCTCTGACTACATCGCTTCGCTGCAAAGCGCCAAGGCCGAAGAACTGATGGCCACCGAGGCCTTCTTGGTTTACAAAAACACCTTGACAGAATACCTGCGCAACTTCGTCCAGAACCTGCAGCGCAGCGCCTTTCGCATCGAAGGCCTGCTGGAGACGGTTCCGCCGGGAACGATGGAACGGCTCTGTCAAAAGGTCCTCCGCGATCTGGCCGCCTTGCCGGTCATTGACGACCGGCCCAGTGAGGTCGAAGAAGCGGACCGGTTCACCCGGGAGTGGCGCGCCCTTGTTCGCTGGTTTATCGGCGAAGACGGCGAAACCAGCGACATTCAGTACCTGGAACAGGCGAGCAAGGACACGATCGCCAAAATCGTGCGCTGCGCCCTGCGCATCCAGGAAAAGCGACTGAGCGGCCTCTCGCGCAGGCGCGAGTTGGCCTATCTCGGTCAGTGGTTTGCCTCTCTGGAAAATGATGTGGAGAGGGCGCACCGTTTGGCCGCTGCGGCCTTTGGCCTGTACCGGACGCGCCATTTCCAAGGGCATGATCACAAGGGCACCGAATCGGCCGACTTGGCCATGTGGACTGGGGCGCCGAATGCCTATGCCCTCCGTTCCCGCTCTCGTCAACGCCGCCGCGAAGGCGGCACCGACGCCATCGCCGACCATTCCCGTCAAAAGAGGGCGGCGCGACAGGTCTATCTGGCGGAGCGGAAGGCGGAACAGGATCTGCTGGCCCAGTTTGTCGCCCAGGGGCAGGTGCGCATCTCCGAGATGCCCGAGGTGTCTCCCTTCCTGCGCACCCATCTGCTGTACTGGATCAGCCGCTGCATGAACCAGCAGGGAAAAAGCTTTCGCACACCGGAAGGCGTGCGCATCTCCCTCCGCCATCCGGACGGTGGGCGCGCCCTCTTGCGTTGTCTCGATGGCGCACTGGACATGCCCAACTACATTCTGCACTTTGAAGGAGAAGCCCAGTAA
- a CDS encoding ABC transporter ATP-binding protein gives MLKLYRFLRPFRFFVALLLALLFLQSLSELYLPTLMADMVNTGVITGDSGYIMRIGVIMLFVAAVGGSCSVAASYLSAKAATGFSRNLRGALFAHVEGFSLQEFDRFGAASLITRTTNDIGQLQQVLTIMLRMMISAPLMCVGGIIMAVARNAHLSLVFAAVVPILAVTIFVMARRGIPLYRAIQVKLDRLNQVLRENLTGIRVIRAFNRVAHQQARFTQANEDLTEAAIRVNRIMAALMPIMMLVLNFSIIAIVWFGSLRVESGDMLIGDLMAFIQYAMLILFSLMMAAFLFVLIPRAAASAARINEIFDTAPTIDDHAPKIDNLSGSAALPPADSPVSALTFDHVTFAYPGAEQPVLSDISFTACPGEITAIIGGTGSGKSTLLSLIPRLYDIEGGRILLDGVDIRDLAQQDLRARIGYVSQKALLFSGTIAENVRYGNKAASDEEVLQALSIAQASAFVADRSGGMDAPIAQGGADLSGGQKQRLSIARALARKPDIYLFDDSFSALDFKTDAKLRAALEREIAGAIVLIVAQRVTTIMDATRIIVLDQGRVAGIGTHRELLKTCDVYREIVASQLSEEDAA, from the coding sequence ATGCTAAAACTGTACCGTTTTCTGCGCCCTTTCCGCTTTTTCGTGGCCCTGCTCCTGGCGCTGCTCTTTTTGCAATCCCTGTCCGAACTGTATCTGCCCACGTTGATGGCCGATATGGTGAACACCGGCGTTATCACCGGCGACAGCGGCTACATCATGCGCATCGGCGTCATCATGCTCTTCGTGGCGGCCGTCGGGGGGAGTTGTTCCGTCGCAGCCAGTTACCTGTCCGCGAAAGCGGCCACCGGTTTTAGCCGCAATCTCCGGGGCGCTCTCTTCGCTCATGTGGAGGGCTTCTCCCTCCAGGAGTTTGACCGTTTCGGCGCCGCCTCGCTGATCACGCGGACGACGAACGATATCGGCCAACTGCAACAGGTGTTGACGATCATGCTGCGCATGATGATCAGCGCGCCGCTGATGTGTGTCGGCGGCATCATCATGGCCGTCGCCCGCAACGCCCACCTGTCGCTCGTCTTCGCCGCCGTCGTCCCGATCTTGGCGGTGACCATCTTCGTCATGGCCCGCCGGGGGATCCCCCTCTATCGGGCCATCCAGGTGAAACTGGACCGGTTGAATCAGGTGCTCCGGGAAAACCTGACCGGCATCCGCGTGATCCGCGCCTTCAACCGCGTCGCTCACCAGCAGGCGCGCTTCACCCAGGCCAACGAGGACTTGACCGAGGCGGCGATCCGGGTGAACCGCATCATGGCCGCCCTGATGCCGATCATGATGCTGGTGTTGAACTTCTCGATCATCGCCATTGTCTGGTTCGGCAGCCTGCGCGTTGAGAGCGGAGACATGCTGATCGGCGACTTGATGGCCTTCATCCAATACGCCATGCTGATCCTGTTTTCGCTGATGATGGCCGCCTTTCTCTTTGTCTTGATCCCCCGCGCAGCGGCGTCGGCTGCCCGCATCAACGAAATCTTCGACACGGCGCCCACGATCGACGACCACGCGCCAAAGATCGACAACCTATCGGGCTCCGCGGCGCTGCCTCCGGCAGACTCGCCTGTGAGCGCCCTCACTTTCGACCATGTCACCTTTGCCTATCCCGGCGCCGAACAGCCGGTACTGTCTGACATTTCCTTTACGGCCTGTCCCGGCGAGATCACGGCCATCATCGGCGGCACCGGTTCGGGCAAATCGACGCTGTTGAGCCTGATCCCACGCTTGTATGACATCGAAGGCGGTCGCATCCTTTTGGACGGCGTCGACATCCGCGATCTGGCGCAGCAAGACCTGCGCGCCCGGATCGGCTATGTATCGCAAAAGGCGCTGCTCTTTTCTGGCACCATCGCCGAGAACGTCCGTTACGGCAACAAAGCCGCTTCCGATGAGGAGGTTTTACAGGCCTTGTCCATCGCCCAGGCCAGCGCGTTCGTCGCTGACCGTTCCGGCGGGATGGACGCCCCCATTGCCCAGGGCGGCGCCGACCTGTCGGGCGGGCAAAAGCAGCGCCTCTCCATCGCCCGCGCCCTGGCGCGAAAGCCCGACATCTACCTTTTTGACGATAGCTTCTCGGCTCTCGACTTTAAGACTGACGCCAAGCTGCGGGCCGCCCTGGAACGGGAGATCGCCGGCGCCATCGTGCTGATCGTGGCGCAACGGGTGACGACCATCATGGACGCCACCCGCATCATCGTCCTCGATCAGGGACGCGTCGCCGGCATCGGAACTCACAGGGAATTGTTGAAAACCTGTGACGTTTACCGGGAAATCGTGGCATCGCAACTTTCAGAGGAGGACGCCGCATGA
- a CDS encoding TIGR02678 family protein — MPIISPASEKKSPPAVLPTGDGTGKRSLRRRFSPGSADYFHQERIACAQALLNRPWITKEADPDLFQAIKQHYEELRSFFQDYCDFVLIVTRQVAKLDKYPTAPQPWMGFEEFATSRDYMFFTFCLWYLEGKNEVEQFLLTDMIEEIRNHLLGLDIDIDWNLYEHRLSMARALRKLRDLSIVIAVDGDETEWSRSSGSEHNVLYECGQGAAFVLRRFPRDLSTYGSIEAICEGDYADTEEGRIRRRRHRVFRRLLQEPVVYDGDFTDEERQYVLTQRRYILETLEKQLGLTGQRYREGLILFHPDLTGECQLFPTAKAISDIALLFAGEVRRRRAQQKPAGDDEGHRIVFTWQEAEALLHHLRERHGRLWSAQFREAKLRELAQDLFAHLQEWNLGGVIDDHRLWVGPALGRFIGDYQADFDE, encoded by the coding sequence ATGCCTATCATATCACCGGCTTCCGAAAAAAAGTCGCCGCCGGCGGTTTTACCCACAGGGGATGGGACAGGCAAACGATCGCTCCGCCGGCGCTTTTCTCCAGGGTCTGCCGATTACTTCCACCAGGAACGCATCGCCTGCGCCCAAGCCCTGCTCAATCGCCCCTGGATCACGAAAGAGGCGGATCCCGACCTCTTCCAGGCCATCAAGCAGCACTATGAAGAACTGCGCAGCTTTTTCCAGGACTACTGCGATTTTGTCCTCATCGTCACCCGGCAGGTGGCCAAGTTGGACAAATACCCCACAGCGCCCCAGCCCTGGATGGGCTTTGAGGAGTTCGCGACGAGCCGCGACTACATGTTCTTCACCTTCTGCCTCTGGTATCTGGAGGGAAAAAATGAGGTCGAGCAGTTTCTCCTGACCGACATGATCGAGGAGATCCGAAACCACCTGCTCGGCCTCGACATCGATATTGACTGGAACCTCTATGAGCACCGCCTCTCCATGGCGCGGGCGCTGCGCAAGCTGCGCGATTTGTCCATCGTCATCGCCGTTGACGGCGACGAGACGGAATGGAGCCGCAGCAGCGGCAGCGAACATAACGTCCTCTATGAGTGCGGCCAGGGAGCCGCCTTTGTGCTGCGCCGTTTCCCCCGCGATCTCTCCACCTACGGGAGCATCGAGGCGATCTGTGAAGGCGATTACGCCGACACGGAAGAGGGGCGCATTCGCCGTCGCCGTCACCGCGTCTTCCGCCGCCTGCTGCAAGAACCGGTCGTCTATGACGGGGACTTTACCGATGAGGAGCGCCAGTATGTGCTCACGCAACGGCGCTACATCCTGGAGACCCTGGAAAAACAGCTCGGTCTGACCGGCCAACGCTACAGGGAGGGGTTGATCCTCTTTCATCCTGATTTGACGGGCGAGTGCCAGCTCTTTCCCACGGCAAAAGCCATCTCCGATATTGCGCTGCTTTTCGCCGGCGAGGTGCGTCGCCGGCGTGCCCAGCAAAAGCCTGCCGGCGATGACGAGGGACACCGCATCGTCTTTACCTGGCAGGAGGCGGAGGCGCTGTTGCACCACCTGCGCGAACGGCACGGACGTCTCTGGAGCGCCCAATTCCGCGAAGCCAAGCTTCGCGAACTGGCCCAGGATCTCTTCGCCCATCTTCAAGAATGGAACCTGGGCGGCGTCATCGATGACCACCGTCTCTGGGTCGGCCCGGCTCTGGGGCGCTTCATCGGCGATTACCAGGCCGACTTTGACGAGTAG